One window from the genome of Synergistetes bacterium HGW-Synergistetes-1 encodes:
- a CDS encoding DNA (cytosine-5-)-methyltransferase, whose amino-acid sequence MERLSGLLLLSQARERFSQRYIASHLDVSTKTIQRWSMGDTPCPQRIEPALRELLRCNTNTSDAAESSFTFADLFAGIGGIRMGFEAHGGRCVFTSEWNEFSKSTYLANFTDNHMFVGDIVPFDEHQVPDHDILLAGFPCQPFSIAGVSKKNSLGQPHGFECTTQGTLFFDVARIIAAKRPKAFLIENVKNLLSHDNGNTFKVILDTLKHELGYDVYYKIIDGQHFTPQHRERIIIVGFREKKPFSWDDLRIPAGKKQLKSVLHRKDGTEPHLKWDENRYFDHTKNIVQPKYTLSSKLWKYLQDYAEKHKAAGNGFGFGLASPDGISRTLSARYYKDGSEILIPQEDKKNPRRLTPRECARLMGFPDTFVIPVSDTQAYRQFGNSVVVPVIKEVARIMLPHVIKNTDADIAAYYSRTAI is encoded by the coding sequence GTGGAGCGATTGTCCGGATTACTTTTGCTTAGTCAGGCAAGAGAACGTTTTTCACAACGCTACATAGCCTCACATCTTGACGTTTCAACAAAGACAATTCAACGCTGGTCGATGGGGGACACACCATGTCCGCAGAGAATTGAACCGGCACTCAGAGAGCTGCTTCGTTGTAACACCAACACATCAGATGCAGCAGAAAGCAGTTTTACCTTTGCGGATCTTTTTGCCGGAATCGGAGGCATAAGGATGGGGTTTGAAGCACACGGAGGCAGGTGTGTGTTTACCAGTGAGTGGAATGAATTTTCCAAGTCTACCTACCTAGCGAATTTTACTGATAATCATATGTTTGTAGGTGATATTGTCCCGTTTGATGAACATCAGGTTCCTGACCATGATATTCTGCTTGCGGGGTTTCCGTGTCAGCCATTCAGTATAGCCGGAGTAAGCAAGAAAAATTCACTTGGACAGCCACATGGATTTGAATGCACAACACAGGGGACGCTTTTTTTTGATGTTGCCCGTATAATCGCCGCAAAACGCCCCAAAGCCTTTCTGATTGAAAATGTAAAGAATCTTTTATCTCATGACAATGGTAATACATTCAAGGTAATTCTCGACACTCTGAAACATGAGCTTGGCTATGATGTCTATTATAAAATTATTGACGGGCAGCATTTTACGCCCCAACACAGAGAAAGAATCATCATTGTAGGGTTCAGAGAGAAAAAGCCTTTTTCATGGGACGATCTCAGAATTCCTGCAGGAAAGAAGCAGCTTAAATCGGTTTTGCACAGGAAAGATGGAACAGAGCCACACCTGAAATGGGACGAAAACAGATATTTTGATCATACAAAAAACATTGTGCAGCCTAAATATACTTTATCATCGAAACTTTGGAAGTATCTTCAGGATTACGCAGAAAAACACAAAGCCGCTGGCAACGGGTTCGGTTTCGGTCTTGCCTCCCCCGACGGTATCAGCAGAACACTGTCAGCCCGTTATTATAAGGACGGTTCTGAAATACTTATTCCCCAGGAAGACAAAAAAAATCCAAGACGTCTCACTCCAAGGGAGTGTGCAAGGCTTATGGGTTTCCCTGACACTTTTGTTATACCTGTGAGTGATACTCAGGCATACCGGCAGTTTGGCAACAGTGTTGTTGTACCTGTGATAAAAGAGGTGGCAAGAATCATGCTGCCGCATGTGATAAAAAATACTGATGCAGATATTGCTGCTTATTATTCAAGGACTGCGATATGA
- a CDS encoding restriction endonuclease — translation MKKGYLSQYFTGVATKILSEVETDIRTSHQHEFNGVEGLKVILGTLDGDTKIRLKANFLYFSDQDPEPVSDDGEMTWYDARAKARLERGVNRYEHRLYFSSNTVLDCAAEGDLLLIAKKQDGSLLVIIAEKGSTISKQLLWLFGMLDSSYPNFSIRSELETEQDRIEFASRTILENIGIEVEVADESYLDRMLELFDGGFPNTKLFSAYARSTLPDLNPADDPDAAIIAWIEREEILFRTLEKHLIADRLQKGFNNETGGTVDVDGFISFSLSVQNRRKSRAGAGLENHLEEIFNGCGIRYSRSVFTEGRKSPDFLFPGKREYDDSLYNPLNLTMLGVKTTCKDRWRQVLSEAARIRNKHLFTLEAAISEHQTDEMKSDRLQLVLPSSLYETYTPSQRSWLINLTEFINTVKTRQEMQLN, via the coding sequence ATGAAAAAGGGATATCTTTCACAGTATTTTACAGGAGTGGCTACAAAAATACTAAGTGAAGTTGAAACTGATATCCGCACCTCTCACCAGCATGAGTTCAATGGCGTTGAAGGTCTGAAGGTTATACTTGGAACACTGGATGGAGACACAAAAATCCGCTTAAAGGCCAATTTTCTGTATTTTTCCGATCAGGATCCGGAACCAGTCTCAGACGACGGTGAAATGACATGGTATGATGCAAGAGCTAAGGCCAGACTTGAACGGGGTGTCAACCGCTATGAACACCGTCTCTATTTTTCCAGTAACACTGTTCTTGACTGTGCTGCTGAAGGTGATCTGTTGCTGATCGCAAAAAAACAGGATGGCTCTCTGCTCGTGATTATTGCAGAAAAAGGCAGTACAATTTCAAAACAGCTGCTTTGGCTTTTCGGAATGCTTGACAGCAGTTATCCAAATTTTTCAATAAGGTCAGAACTTGAAACAGAACAGGACAGGATAGAGTTTGCATCGCGAACAATACTTGAAAATATCGGCATTGAAGTAGAGGTTGCGGATGAATCCTACCTTGACAGGATGCTTGAGCTTTTTGATGGCGGATTCCCCAATACAAAACTTTTCTCTGCATATGCCCGCTCAACACTGCCGGATTTAAATCCTGCAGATGACCCCGATGCAGCAATAATCGCATGGATAGAAAGAGAAGAAATTCTTTTCAGAACCCTCGAAAAACATCTGATTGCAGACCGGCTCCAGAAAGGCTTTAATAATGAAACAGGAGGAACAGTCGATGTTGACGGATTTATAAGTTTTTCTCTTTCCGTACAGAACAGGCGGAAAAGCAGGGCTGGCGCAGGGCTTGAAAATCATCTTGAAGAAATTTTTAATGGATGTGGCATCAGATATTCAAGATCAGTTTTTACGGAAGGAAGAAAAAGTCCGGACTTCCTTTTCCCTGGTAAGAGAGAATACGATGACTCGTTATATAATCCACTGAATCTTACAATGCTTGGTGTCAAAACAACATGTAAGGACAGATGGCGTCAGGTACTCTCGGAAGCAGCGCGCATACGAAATAAACACCTCTTTACTCTGGAGGCTGCAATATCAGAACATCAGACGGATGAAATGAAGTCTGACAGGCTTCAGCTGGTTCTGCCGTCATCTCTTTATGAAACATATACTCCTTCCCAGCGCAGCTGGTTAATAAACCTCACTGAATTTATTAATACAGTAAAAACAAGGCAGGAAATGCAGTTAAATTAA
- a CDS encoding very short patch repair endonuclease, with the protein MDVHSPEQRSFNMSRIRSTDTKPEIIVRKWLWAKGYRYRLYRKDLPGRPDIVISRYKTAVFINGCFWHHHEGCHYATIPATRTEWWTDKFLKTAERDRNAVQKLENAGWNVVTIWECEIRSGRFEEILMDRLLKTEPKT; encoded by the coding sequence ATGGACGTCCACTCACCTGAACAGCGCAGCTTTAATATGTCCCGGATCCGGAGTACGGATACCAAACCTGAGATTATTGTCCGCAAGTGGTTATGGGCAAAAGGATACCGTTACCGTTTATACAGAAAAGACCTTCCCGGCAGACCAGACATAGTAATATCGCGATATAAAACTGCAGTTTTCATTAACGGATGTTTCTGGCATCATCATGAAGGCTGTCATTATGCTACAATCCCGGCGACCCGGACTGAATGGTGGACTGATAAATTTCTGAAGACAGCAGAAAGAGACAGGAATGCCGTTCAGAAACTCGAAAACGCAGGATGGAATGTTGTTACAATCTGGGAGTGCGAAATCAGGAGTGGCCGGTTTGAAGAGATTCTAATGGACCGGTTACTCAAAACGGAACCTAAGACTTAA